The Aptenodytes patagonicus chromosome 27, bAptPat1.pri.cur, whole genome shotgun sequence genome contains a region encoding:
- the LOC143171469 gene encoding keratin, type II cytoskeletal cochleal-like isoform X1 — protein sequence MNRQTYSMRAGGGGRSYSAASAIIPSGNRAGFSSMSVARSGGGGGGFGRLIGGGGGGFGSRSLYNLGGSKRISIGVGSSFRAAFGSGAGGGSGLGGGGSGGGGLGGGRAGGSLGLGLGGGGGGYGFGGGAGGLGFGGGQGGGGGFGFGGARGLGGFSGGLGGGRNPLGFGGGPPGGSTIQEVTVNQSLLAPLNLEIDPNIHQVRKDEKEQIKTLNNKFASFIDKVRFLEQQNKVLETKWTLLQDQGQKNNSGKNNLDPLFEAYINNLKRQLANLLNERGRMDGELKNMQDLVEDFKNKYEEEINRRTAAENEFVVLKKDVDAAYMNKVELEAKVDALTDELSFLRALYDAELAQLSAQVSDTAVILTMDNNRDLDLSSIIAEVKAQYEDIANRSRAEAEAWYQTKFEELQATAGKHGDDLRNTKWEISELNRLIQRIRSEIENTRNQCATLQTAIGDSEERGELALKDAKAKMIDLEDALQKAKADMARQLREYQELMNVKLALDIEIATYRKLLEGEESSLSGGGGGSSFSLGGGDGSSFSLGGGGGSGFGLGGGGGGGYSFGSGGGLGLGGGGGLGGEFGGCSGLGIASGLGYGGGGGSGLSTSGGNFSSGSAKGTNPGVKIFSKTSSSKKSIKSQSLKNATQPE from the exons aTGAACCGGCAAACTTACAGCAtgagagctggaggtggaggcAGATCTTACAGCGCTGCCTCAGCTATTATTCCAAGTGGCAACAGGGCTGGCTTTAGTTCGATGTCTGTGGCACGatctggaggaggtggaggtggtttTGGAAGGCTCATCGGAGGAGGTGGCGGCGGTTTTGGCAGCAGGAGCCTCTACAACCTTGGTGGTAGCAAGAGGATATCCATCGGTGTTGGAAGCAGCTTCCGAGCTGCTTTTGGGAGTGGAGCTGGTGGTGGCTCTGGCCTGGGAGGTGGcggtagtggtggtggtggacTTGGTGGTGGCAGAGCTGGTGGTAGTCTTGGACTTGGTCtcggtggtggaggtggtggatATGGCTTTggtggaggtgctggtgggcttGGCTTTGGTGGTggacagggaggtggtggagggtTTGGCTTTGGTGGAGCAAGGGGACTGGGAGGATTCAGTGGAGGGCTGGGTGGTGGCAGGAACCCATTGGGATTTGGTGGTGGTCCACCTGGAGGCAGTACAATCCAAGAAGTGACTGTCAACCAGAGTCTCCTGGCACCGCTGAACCTGGAGATAGATCCAAACATCCATCAGGTGCGAAAAGATGAGAAGGAGCAAATCAAGACCCTCAACAACAAGTTCGCTTCTTTCATTGACAAG GTTCGCTTCCTGGAGCAGCAGAACAAGGTGCTTGAGACCAAATGGACCCTCCTGCAGGACCAGGGTCAAAAAAACAACTCAGGCAAAAACAACCTGGACCCACTCTTTGAGGCTTACATCAACAACTTGAAACGGCAGCTGGCCAACCTGCTCAACGAGAGAGGACGCATGGACGGGGAGCTGAAGAACATGCAAGACCTCGTTGAGGATTTCAAGAACAA ATATGAAGAGGAAATCAACCGACGCACAGCAGCGGAGAACGAATTTGTGGTCCTGAAGAAG GATGTGGATGCTGCTTACATGAACAAGGTGGAGCTGGAGGCCAAGGTGGATGCCCTGACCGACGAACTCAGTTTCCTCCGAGCCCTCTACGATGCG GAGCTGGCTCAGCTCAGTGCGCAAGTGTCCGACACCGCCGTCATTCTGACAATGGACAACAACCGGGACCTGGACCTCAGCAGCATCATAGCTGAAGTCAAAGCTCAGTACGAAGACATTGCTAACAGGAGCCGGGCCGAGGCGGAGGCTTGGTACCAAACCAAG TTCGAGGAGCTGCAGGCCACAGCTGGGAAGCACGGGGACGACCTGCGCAACACAAAGTGGGAAATCTCTGAGCTCAACCGGCTGATCCAGAGGATCCGGTCAGAGATAGAGAACACGAGGAACCAG TGTGCCACCCTGCAGACGGCCATCGGAGACTCCGAGGAGCGTGGGGAGCTGGCCCTCAAAGATGCCAAGGCAAAGATGATTGACCTGGAAGATGCCCTGCAGAAAGCCAAAGCTGACATGGCCCGGCAGCTCCGTGAGTACCAGGAGCTCATGAACGTCAAGCTGGCCCTGGACATCGAGATCGCGACCtacaggaagctgctggagggcGAGGAGAGCAG CCTAAGCGGAGGAGGCGGTGGAAGCAGTTTCAGTCTTGGAGGAGGCGACGGAAGCAGTTTCAGTCTTGGAGGAGGCGGCGGAAGTGGTTTTGGTCTTGGAGGTGGCGGTGGTGGAGGCTACAGCTTTGGAAGCGGAGGAGGACTTGGActcgggggtggtggtggtctcGGAGGTGAATTTGGAGGATGCAGTGGTCTCGGCATTGCGAGCGGTCTTGGCTATGGAGGAGGTGGCGGCAGTGGTCTGAGTACCAGCGGAGGGAATTTCAGCTCTGGAAGTGCAAAAGGCACGAACCCAGGTGTCAAAATCTTCTCCAAAACCTCCTCCAGCAAAAAGAGCATAAAAAGCCAAAGCCTGAAGAATGCTACACAGCCTGAGTAA
- the LOC143171469 gene encoding keratin, type II cytoskeletal cochleal-like isoform X6 has translation MNRQTYSMRAGGGGRSYSAASAIIPSGNRAGFSSMSVARSGGGGGGFGRLIGGGGGGFGSRSLYNLGGSKRISIGGGGFGFGGARGLGGFSGGLGGGRNPLGFGGGPPGGSTIQEVTVNQSLLAPLNLEIDPNIHQVRKDEKEQIKTLNNKFASFIDKVRFLEQQNKVLETKWTLLQDQGQKNNSGKNNLDPLFEAYINNLKRQLANLLNERGRMDGELKNMQDLVEDFKNKYEEEINRRTAAENEFVVLKKDVDAAYMNKVELEAKVDALTDELSFLRALYDAELAQLSAQVSDTAVILTMDNNRDLDLSSIIAEVKAQYEDIANRSRAEAEAWYQTKFEELQATAGKHGDDLRNTKWEISELNRLIQRIRSEIENTRNQCATLQTAIGDSEERGELALKDAKAKMIDLEDALQKAKADMARQLREYQELMNVKLALDIEIATYRKLLEGEESRLSGEGLNPISYSVTHTSSGMAGGAGLGGGSGGLSLSGGGGGSSFSLGGGDGSSFSLGGGGGSGVKIFSKTSSSKKSIKSQSLKNATQPE, from the exons aTGAACCGGCAAACTTACAGCAtgagagctggaggtggaggcAGATCTTACAGCGCTGCCTCAGCTATTATTCCAAGTGGCAACAGGGCTGGCTTTAGTTCGATGTCTGTGGCACGatctggaggaggtggaggtggtttTGGAAGGCTCATCGGAGGAGGTGGCGGCGGTTTTGGCAGCAGGAGCCTCTACAACCTTGGTGGTAGCAAGAGGATATCCATCG gtggtggagggtTTGGCTTTGGTGGAGCAAGGGGACTGGGAGGATTCAGTGGAGGGCTGGGTGGTGGCAGGAACCCATTGGGATTTGGTGGTGGTCCACCTGGAGGCAGTACAATCCAAGAAGTGACTGTCAACCAGAGTCTCCTGGCACCGCTGAACCTGGAGATAGATCCAAACATCCATCAGGTGCGAAAAGATGAGAAGGAGCAAATCAAGACCCTCAACAACAAGTTCGCTTCTTTCATTGACAAG GTTCGCTTCCTGGAGCAGCAGAACAAGGTGCTTGAGACCAAATGGACCCTCCTGCAGGACCAGGGTCAAAAAAACAACTCAGGCAAAAACAACCTGGACCCACTCTTTGAGGCTTACATCAACAACTTGAAACGGCAGCTGGCCAACCTGCTCAACGAGAGAGGACGCATGGACGGGGAGCTGAAGAACATGCAAGACCTCGTTGAGGATTTCAAGAACAA ATATGAAGAGGAAATCAACCGACGCACAGCAGCGGAGAACGAATTTGTGGTCCTGAAGAAG GATGTGGATGCTGCTTACATGAACAAGGTGGAGCTGGAGGCCAAGGTGGATGCCCTGACCGACGAACTCAGTTTCCTCCGAGCCCTCTACGATGCG GAGCTGGCTCAGCTCAGTGCGCAAGTGTCCGACACCGCCGTCATTCTGACAATGGACAACAACCGGGACCTGGACCTCAGCAGCATCATAGCTGAAGTCAAAGCTCAGTACGAAGACATTGCTAACAGGAGCCGGGCCGAGGCGGAGGCTTGGTACCAAACCAAG TTCGAGGAGCTGCAGGCCACAGCTGGGAAGCACGGGGACGACCTGCGCAACACAAAGTGGGAAATCTCTGAGCTCAACCGGCTGATCCAGAGGATCCGGTCAGAGATAGAGAACACGAGGAACCAG TGTGCCACCCTGCAGACGGCCATCGGAGACTCCGAGGAGCGTGGGGAGCTGGCCCTCAAAGATGCCAAGGCAAAGATGATTGACCTGGAAGATGCCCTGCAGAAAGCCAAAGCTGACATGGCCCGGCAGCTCCGTGAGTACCAGGAGCTCATGAACGTCAAGCTGGCCCTGGACATCGAGATCGCGACCtacaggaagctgctggagggcGAGGAGAGCAG GCTGAGCGGAGAGGGACTCAACCCCATCAGCTACT CTGTCACGCACACCAGCTCTGGCATGGCTGGTGGAGCTGGGTTAGGAGGAGGATCTGGTGGACTGAGCCTAAGCGGAGGAGGCGGTGGAAGCAGTTTCAGTCTTGGAGGAGGCGACGGAAGCAGTTTCAGTCTTGGAGGAGGCGGCGGAAGTG GTGTCAAAATCTTCTCCAAAACCTCCTCCAGCAAAAAGAGCATAAAAAGCCAAAGCCTGAAGAATGCTACACAGCCTGAGTAA
- the LOC143171469 gene encoding keratin, type II cytoskeletal 6A-like isoform X4 — MNRQTYSMRAGGGGRSYSAASAIIPSGNRAGFSSMSVARSGGGGGGFGRLIGGGGGGFGSRSLYNLGGSKRISIGVGSSFRAAFGSGAGGGYGFGGGAGGLGFGGGQGGGGGFGFGGARGLGGFSGGLGGGRNPLGFGGGPPGGSTIQEVTVNQSLLAPLNLEIDPNIHQVRKDEKEQIKTLNNKFASFIDKVRFLEQQNKVLETKWTLLQDQGQKNNSGKNNLDPLFEAYINNLKRQLANLLNERGRMDGELKNMQDLVEDFKNKYEEEINRRTAAENEFVVLKKDVDAAYMNKVELEAKVDALTDELSFLRALYDAELAQLSAQVSDTAVILTMDNNRDLDLSSIIAEVKAQYEDIANRSRAEAEAWYQTKFEELQATAGKHGDDLRNTKWEISELNRLIQRIRSEIENTRNQCATLQTAIGDSEERGELALKDAKAKMIDLEDALQKAKADMARQLREYQELMNVKLALDIEIATYRKLLEGEESRLSGEGLNPISYSVTHTSSGMAGGAGLGGGSGGLSLSGGGGGSRGGGSGFGLGGGGGGGYSFGSGGGLGLGGGGGLGGEFGGCSGLGIASGLGYGGGGGSGLSVKIFSKTSSSKKSIKSQSLKNATQPE; from the exons aTGAACCGGCAAACTTACAGCAtgagagctggaggtggaggcAGATCTTACAGCGCTGCCTCAGCTATTATTCCAAGTGGCAACAGGGCTGGCTTTAGTTCGATGTCTGTGGCACGatctggaggaggtggaggtggtttTGGAAGGCTCATCGGAGGAGGTGGCGGCGGTTTTGGCAGCAGGAGCCTCTACAACCTTGGTGGTAGCAAGAGGATATCCATCGGTGTTGGAAGCAGCTTCCGAGCTGCTTTTGGGAGTGGAGCTG gtggtggatATGGCTTTggtggaggtgctggtgggcttGGCTTTGGTGGTggacagggaggtggtggagggtTTGGCTTTGGTGGAGCAAGGGGACTGGGAGGATTCAGTGGAGGGCTGGGTGGTGGCAGGAACCCATTGGGATTTGGTGGTGGTCCACCTGGAGGCAGTACAATCCAAGAAGTGACTGTCAACCAGAGTCTCCTGGCACCGCTGAACCTGGAGATAGATCCAAACATCCATCAGGTGCGAAAAGATGAGAAGGAGCAAATCAAGACCCTCAACAACAAGTTCGCTTCTTTCATTGACAAG GTTCGCTTCCTGGAGCAGCAGAACAAGGTGCTTGAGACCAAATGGACCCTCCTGCAGGACCAGGGTCAAAAAAACAACTCAGGCAAAAACAACCTGGACCCACTCTTTGAGGCTTACATCAACAACTTGAAACGGCAGCTGGCCAACCTGCTCAACGAGAGAGGACGCATGGACGGGGAGCTGAAGAACATGCAAGACCTCGTTGAGGATTTCAAGAACAA ATATGAAGAGGAAATCAACCGACGCACAGCAGCGGAGAACGAATTTGTGGTCCTGAAGAAG GATGTGGATGCTGCTTACATGAACAAGGTGGAGCTGGAGGCCAAGGTGGATGCCCTGACCGACGAACTCAGTTTCCTCCGAGCCCTCTACGATGCG GAGCTGGCTCAGCTCAGTGCGCAAGTGTCCGACACCGCCGTCATTCTGACAATGGACAACAACCGGGACCTGGACCTCAGCAGCATCATAGCTGAAGTCAAAGCTCAGTACGAAGACATTGCTAACAGGAGCCGGGCCGAGGCGGAGGCTTGGTACCAAACCAAG TTCGAGGAGCTGCAGGCCACAGCTGGGAAGCACGGGGACGACCTGCGCAACACAAAGTGGGAAATCTCTGAGCTCAACCGGCTGATCCAGAGGATCCGGTCAGAGATAGAGAACACGAGGAACCAG TGTGCCACCCTGCAGACGGCCATCGGAGACTCCGAGGAGCGTGGGGAGCTGGCCCTCAAAGATGCCAAGGCAAAGATGATTGACCTGGAAGATGCCCTGCAGAAAGCCAAAGCTGACATGGCCCGGCAGCTCCGTGAGTACCAGGAGCTCATGAACGTCAAGCTGGCCCTGGACATCGAGATCGCGACCtacaggaagctgctggagggcGAGGAGAGCAG GCTGAGCGGAGAGGGACTCAACCCCATCAGCTACT CTGTCACGCACACCAGCTCTGGCATGGCTGGTGGAGCTGGGTTAGGAGGAGGATCTGGTGGACTGAGCCTAAGCGGAGGAGGCGGTGGAAGCA GAGGCGGCGGAAGTGGTTTTGGTCTTGGAGGTGGCGGTGGTGGAGGCTACAGCTTTGGAAGCGGAGGAGGACTTGGActcgggggtggtggtggtctcGGAGGTGAATTTGGAGGATGCAGTGGTCTCGGCATTGCGAGCGGTCTTGGCTATGGAGGAGGTGGCGGCAGTGGTCTGA GTGTCAAAATCTTCTCCAAAACCTCCTCCAGCAAAAAGAGCATAAAAAGCCAAAGCCTGAAGAATGCTACACAGCCTGAGTAA
- the LOC143171469 gene encoding keratin, type II cytoskeletal 6A-like isoform X5 — MNRQTYSMRAGGGGRSYSAASAIIPSGNRAGFSSMSVARSGGGGGGFGRLIGGGGGGFGSRSLYNLGGSKRISIGVGSSFRAAFGSGAGGGYGFGGGAGGLGFGGGQGGGGGFGFGGARGLGGFSGGLGGGRNPLGFGGGPPGGSTIQEVTVNQSLLAPLNLEIDPNIHQVRKDEKEQIKTLNNKFASFIDKVRFLEQQNKVLETKWTLLQDQGQKNNSGKNNLDPLFEAYINNLKRQLANLLNERGRMDGELKNMQDLVEDFKNKYEEEINRRTAAENEFVVLKKDVDAAYMNKVELEAKVDALTDELSFLRALYDAELAQLSAQVSDTAVILTMDNNRDLDLSSIIAEVKAQYEDIANRSRAEAEAWYQTKFEELQATAGKHGDDLRNTKWEISELNRLIQRIRSEIENTRNQCATLQTAIGDSEERGELALKDAKAKMIDLEDALQKAKADMARQLREYQELMNVKLALDIEIATYRKLLEGEESRLSGEGLNPISYSVTHTSSGMAGGAGLGGGSGGLRGGGSGFGLGGGGGGGYSFGSGGGLGLGGGGGLGGEFGGCSGLGIASGLGYGGGGGSGLSVKIFSKTSSSKKSIKSQSLKNATQPE; from the exons aTGAACCGGCAAACTTACAGCAtgagagctggaggtggaggcAGATCTTACAGCGCTGCCTCAGCTATTATTCCAAGTGGCAACAGGGCTGGCTTTAGTTCGATGTCTGTGGCACGatctggaggaggtggaggtggtttTGGAAGGCTCATCGGAGGAGGTGGCGGCGGTTTTGGCAGCAGGAGCCTCTACAACCTTGGTGGTAGCAAGAGGATATCCATCGGTGTTGGAAGCAGCTTCCGAGCTGCTTTTGGGAGTGGAGCTG gtggtggatATGGCTTTggtggaggtgctggtgggcttGGCTTTGGTGGTggacagggaggtggtggagggtTTGGCTTTGGTGGAGCAAGGGGACTGGGAGGATTCAGTGGAGGGCTGGGTGGTGGCAGGAACCCATTGGGATTTGGTGGTGGTCCACCTGGAGGCAGTACAATCCAAGAAGTGACTGTCAACCAGAGTCTCCTGGCACCGCTGAACCTGGAGATAGATCCAAACATCCATCAGGTGCGAAAAGATGAGAAGGAGCAAATCAAGACCCTCAACAACAAGTTCGCTTCTTTCATTGACAAG GTTCGCTTCCTGGAGCAGCAGAACAAGGTGCTTGAGACCAAATGGACCCTCCTGCAGGACCAGGGTCAAAAAAACAACTCAGGCAAAAACAACCTGGACCCACTCTTTGAGGCTTACATCAACAACTTGAAACGGCAGCTGGCCAACCTGCTCAACGAGAGAGGACGCATGGACGGGGAGCTGAAGAACATGCAAGACCTCGTTGAGGATTTCAAGAACAA ATATGAAGAGGAAATCAACCGACGCACAGCAGCGGAGAACGAATTTGTGGTCCTGAAGAAG GATGTGGATGCTGCTTACATGAACAAGGTGGAGCTGGAGGCCAAGGTGGATGCCCTGACCGACGAACTCAGTTTCCTCCGAGCCCTCTACGATGCG GAGCTGGCTCAGCTCAGTGCGCAAGTGTCCGACACCGCCGTCATTCTGACAATGGACAACAACCGGGACCTGGACCTCAGCAGCATCATAGCTGAAGTCAAAGCTCAGTACGAAGACATTGCTAACAGGAGCCGGGCCGAGGCGGAGGCTTGGTACCAAACCAAG TTCGAGGAGCTGCAGGCCACAGCTGGGAAGCACGGGGACGACCTGCGCAACACAAAGTGGGAAATCTCTGAGCTCAACCGGCTGATCCAGAGGATCCGGTCAGAGATAGAGAACACGAGGAACCAG TGTGCCACCCTGCAGACGGCCATCGGAGACTCCGAGGAGCGTGGGGAGCTGGCCCTCAAAGATGCCAAGGCAAAGATGATTGACCTGGAAGATGCCCTGCAGAAAGCCAAAGCTGACATGGCCCGGCAGCTCCGTGAGTACCAGGAGCTCATGAACGTCAAGCTGGCCCTGGACATCGAGATCGCGACCtacaggaagctgctggagggcGAGGAGAGCAG GCTGAGCGGAGAGGGACTCAACCCCATCAGCTACT CTGTCACGCACACCAGCTCTGGCATGGCTGGTGGAGCTGGGTTAGGAGGAGGATCTGGTGGACTGA GAGGCGGCGGAAGTGGTTTTGGTCTTGGAGGTGGCGGTGGTGGAGGCTACAGCTTTGGAAGCGGAGGAGGACTTGGActcgggggtggtggtggtctcGGAGGTGAATTTGGAGGATGCAGTGGTCTCGGCATTGCGAGCGGTCTTGGCTATGGAGGAGGTGGCGGCAGTGGTCTGA GTGTCAAAATCTTCTCCAAAACCTCCTCCAGCAAAAAGAGCATAAAAAGCCAAAGCCTGAAGAATGCTACACAGCCTGAGTAA
- the LOC143171469 gene encoding keratin, type II cytoskeletal 6A-like isoform X3, translating to MNRQTYSMRAGGGGRSYSAASAIIPSGNRAGFSSMSVARSGGGGGGFGRLIGGGGGGFGSRSLYNLGGSKRISIGVGSSFRAAFGSGAGGGYGFGGGAGGLGFGGGQGGGGGFGFGGARGLGGFSGGLGGGRNPLGFGGGPPGGSTIQEVTVNQSLLAPLNLEIDPNIHQVRKDEKEQIKTLNNKFASFIDKVRFLEQQNKVLETKWTLLQDQGQKNNSGKNNLDPLFEAYINNLKRQLANLLNERGRMDGELKNMQDLVEDFKNKYEEEINRRTAAENEFVVLKKDVDAAYMNKVELEAKVDALTDELSFLRALYDAELAQLSAQVSDTAVILTMDNNRDLDLSSIIAEVKAQYEDIANRSRAEAEAWYQTKFEELQATAGKHGDDLRNTKWEISELNRLIQRIRSEIENTRNQCATLQTAIGDSEERGELALKDAKAKMIDLEDALQKAKADMARQLREYQELMNVKLALDIEIATYRKLLEGEESRLSGEGLNPISYSVTHTSSGMAGGAGLGGGSGGLSLSGGGGGSSFSLGGGDGSSFSLGGGGGSGFGLGGGGGGGYSFGSGGGLGLGGGGNFSSGSAKGTNPGVKIFSKTSSSKKSIKSQSLKNATQPE from the exons aTGAACCGGCAAACTTACAGCAtgagagctggaggtggaggcAGATCTTACAGCGCTGCCTCAGCTATTATTCCAAGTGGCAACAGGGCTGGCTTTAGTTCGATGTCTGTGGCACGatctggaggaggtggaggtggtttTGGAAGGCTCATCGGAGGAGGTGGCGGCGGTTTTGGCAGCAGGAGCCTCTACAACCTTGGTGGTAGCAAGAGGATATCCATCGGTGTTGGAAGCAGCTTCCGAGCTGCTTTTGGGAGTGGAGCTG gtggtggatATGGCTTTggtggaggtgctggtgggcttGGCTTTGGTGGTggacagggaggtggtggagggtTTGGCTTTGGTGGAGCAAGGGGACTGGGAGGATTCAGTGGAGGGCTGGGTGGTGGCAGGAACCCATTGGGATTTGGTGGTGGTCCACCTGGAGGCAGTACAATCCAAGAAGTGACTGTCAACCAGAGTCTCCTGGCACCGCTGAACCTGGAGATAGATCCAAACATCCATCAGGTGCGAAAAGATGAGAAGGAGCAAATCAAGACCCTCAACAACAAGTTCGCTTCTTTCATTGACAAG GTTCGCTTCCTGGAGCAGCAGAACAAGGTGCTTGAGACCAAATGGACCCTCCTGCAGGACCAGGGTCAAAAAAACAACTCAGGCAAAAACAACCTGGACCCACTCTTTGAGGCTTACATCAACAACTTGAAACGGCAGCTGGCCAACCTGCTCAACGAGAGAGGACGCATGGACGGGGAGCTGAAGAACATGCAAGACCTCGTTGAGGATTTCAAGAACAA ATATGAAGAGGAAATCAACCGACGCACAGCAGCGGAGAACGAATTTGTGGTCCTGAAGAAG GATGTGGATGCTGCTTACATGAACAAGGTGGAGCTGGAGGCCAAGGTGGATGCCCTGACCGACGAACTCAGTTTCCTCCGAGCCCTCTACGATGCG GAGCTGGCTCAGCTCAGTGCGCAAGTGTCCGACACCGCCGTCATTCTGACAATGGACAACAACCGGGACCTGGACCTCAGCAGCATCATAGCTGAAGTCAAAGCTCAGTACGAAGACATTGCTAACAGGAGCCGGGCCGAGGCGGAGGCTTGGTACCAAACCAAG TTCGAGGAGCTGCAGGCCACAGCTGGGAAGCACGGGGACGACCTGCGCAACACAAAGTGGGAAATCTCTGAGCTCAACCGGCTGATCCAGAGGATCCGGTCAGAGATAGAGAACACGAGGAACCAG TGTGCCACCCTGCAGACGGCCATCGGAGACTCCGAGGAGCGTGGGGAGCTGGCCCTCAAAGATGCCAAGGCAAAGATGATTGACCTGGAAGATGCCCTGCAGAAAGCCAAAGCTGACATGGCCCGGCAGCTCCGTGAGTACCAGGAGCTCATGAACGTCAAGCTGGCCCTGGACATCGAGATCGCGACCtacaggaagctgctggagggcGAGGAGAGCAG GCTGAGCGGAGAGGGACTCAACCCCATCAGCTACT CTGTCACGCACACCAGCTCTGGCATGGCTGGTGGAGCTGGGTTAGGAGGAGGATCTGGTGGACTGAGCCTAAGCGGAGGAGGCGGTGGAAGCAGTTTCAGTCTTGGAGGAGGCGACGGAAGCAGTTTCAGTCTTGGAGGAGGCGGCGGAAGTGGTTTTGGTCTTGGAGGTGGCGGTGGTGGAGGCTACAGCTTTGGAAGCGGAGGAGGACTTGGActcgggggtggtg GGAATTTCAGCTCTGGAAGTGCAAAAGGCACGAACCCAGGTGTCAAAATCTTCTCCAAAACCTCCTCCAGCAAAAAGAGCATAAAAAGCCAAAGCCTGAAGAATGCTACACAGCCTGAGTAA